Genomic DNA from Dioscorea cayenensis subsp. rotundata cultivar TDr96_F1 chromosome 1, TDr96_F1_v2_PseudoChromosome.rev07_lg8_w22 25.fasta, whole genome shotgun sequence:
gctgcaGTACCTTCTActgtactccgccaaaatattCTTGagtccacactcttcatcgaggtcACATAAATGGGCATACATCCATACGGTCGATCacattgcgtcttcaataaacatCACATTGATAAAGGTCTTGCTACTATTGCACAAGGTGGAACACACAAATGTGACTACTTTTATACCCCTCTGAGCCATGTATTGTTTAATCacgatggaggttggcacacaatcacacgtctttgagcacaacttgtatctcCGCGTTTGTTCATTGCAAGATTCTATCAACAAAgtacatccacgatctacttttggctcattccttccactattgtctccataaccctatatgcccaaaagaacacaaatacacatgtataagcgataaaatataagaaaagtaatgctcaatgtaagaaaagaatacttcatattactaatacacaaggaCTTATTAATGAATGACTTTAGAACTATTTTAGAATGATTTCATAATGTATTTGGACAATTTTTACAACTTGGCAGTGTGGCTTTCACGCTCCGAAgagccacacgggtgtgtggaattttcacacgattgtgtggattcctgcagaattagtttttaaagtgtgatttgatcgattcttttttatttttgtaggtaTGACCCTCAGATTGAAGAAGGCAACTGGTAAGCGTCCTCGTGAACCCTCTACAGAACATATGGAGTTCGCAATCCCTGAGCATTAGGCTCAGTTCGAGCGATTGGCAAACATCAAGTTTGTACAGTCGAGGTTTCCAGACTTGAGTGCATTGAGAGAGATTCAGTTGGGGGACGAGATGACAGACGAGGTGGAGGAGTTACTCTCAGTGGGTAGCTGGCGGCGTTTGTtatcgattagagagccagctatttGCTCATTGACACTGGAGATGCTTACCTCTTTTAAGTTTGACCGCTCTTATTCTAGCTTCAACAGCATCGACACCATTTAGTTCAGAGCCTTCGGACAGTATCACAATATGAGCGCTATGTAattttcgtcggcattgattcggcgagatgtgccttaggtttgacaagggaacctttggaaaaGATGAGGCggttccataagaccatcgatatggaatTCAAAGttgttttatctatggattgcatgcatttacctttgatttcattgttgattgtgtattgctctagagagagctaaacccctagtgggtgcttggacttctctaggatgattttgtttcattgacttttattatgcttctttaattgatgttttaattgagtttcaaccttgaatgcttgttgaattgatttcccttagagtgacactagtgttgagaatctatcttggtaatccttgtagatGAGAGACActtaattagggttagacaaaacaaggttggagagggtcaagagggtgagtcgagaggtagtggaatgtcCCATTTTTCTTcctatgtggtttatcctacctccacattccaagagttatttgcggtcatgatagagtgaagtgctaagagacaaactccactggggcttagttgcgcgagcaataaagtgaagtgttgaagtaatccttagtgttggggcttaattgtaactagaggtctttcgcctggaccagagggttagatctatattagagaatagggtttatcgcttggaattcctagagcttcaAGAAACTCTATACAgtatgaggcgtcgagagtattttttttccaccggggcatagtgtaagtgttagtcacggttgaccttaggtttgggatcgtgtctttagatttccacaactcattaaacgttaattaggaggtataatgattagtcctgcacttgaaacaataatcctagggtgagcaatgtccgggtgccctatCTTTcgattgattgcctctccttattcctattgcgctctcttttcttttctttattttcatttgtattgGTATTATTCACTTAActcacaacttggttttcactatagttaaaaagcaatacttgtgtttccgagctctattccctgtggatgcgactatccactcaccaggttactttattagttcgacaacccgtgcacttgcggtacacacacggaAGGGGTGTGTCATCCCACTAGACGCAATGGTGGTAATGGTTCTCCGGTTGTGTATGGGGCATGCAACCCACACACCATCTCACCAGGAAAGGGCGCACAAGTTGGACGTTTAATTCCCGATGCATGCATATACCCTTGACAAGCACGAGCCACCCTGATAGTTCTTGTcacatttgtaaaaataaaaaataagatttttttttatttgagaaacaTAAACCAATATTGACaaatgtgtatttatattagttgtgtttttttttctctccataGTTTTGAAACTGATGGGGAAGCACATTGTGGCAGTGGTTGGTCCTCAGTGCTCAATCATAGCCAATATAATATCTCATGTAGCCAATGAACTCAAAGTTCCACTCCTTTCCTTTGCAGCCACAAACCCTACATTTTCTTCCTTGCAGTACCTTTATTTCATCCGCACAAGCCTAAGTGATGCATTTCAAATGCAAGCAGTGTCAGACTTTGTAAATTACTACCAGTGGAGACAAGTTATTGCCGTCTTTATGGATGATGAATATGGGTGTAATGGCGTTGCAGATTTAGCTGAGAAAGCTTACTGAAAGAAGATGTAAGATCTCTTTCAAAGTTGCATTGCTTCCAAAAGCTAATCAGACAGATATCACCACATTATTAGCTGAAGTCACACAACTGGAGACTAGGATCATAGTCCTACATGCTAACTAAATCATTGGAGTGACCATCCTCACTGTGGCAAAGTCTTTAAGAATGATATAAAAAGGTTACATTTGGATTGCAACATATTGGCTTGCATCAAAGTTAGATTCAAGAGGACCACTTGCAAAACAAGTCATGCAAGCGATGCAAGGTGTTGTTTTTCTAAGGCAACATACATAAGAGTCAGCGAATAAAACAGACTGAAAGAGTAAGTTTGAAAATGTAGAGAGACTGTTCAGGGAATTATACCTTTTAACTCCTAAATTTGGAGGTATACTGGATTGGAGAAGGTAGTGTTCATTTTGATCCCTAGTGGAAAAAGATGTTTATTTTAACTGCTCAACTTGAtgaagttgttttgtttttgtcaaCCATTAGATAGTCTAAGGGTATGATACTTGGGTGCAATTAGGAGGACAACTTTAGAATCCTTCCCTTGGTAGTATTGTTCCTGTAATGTACACTTGGGCTAGTACTGTTCCTATACTGTTCACTTGCCTAGGTGTGAATCCCTTGTGGGAGAAACAGTGGTTTCACCTTTCCAAGATTGAAAGACAAGGGGATTTCTTCAGGAGGTCTATAAGCCACCTAATTGATGCACCTCCGTACCTGTCTGTTTCTTTGACAATTCCTTAAATGAGGGGTGTTTGTTGCCTATTAGTAaaatatgtatttgttttgttttggttccTCCAACTTATATAGCGACTAGGGAGCAAGAAATATAGCACATTTTACACATGCAtctatatcaataaaaaaattcattaaatttaaaGGTTGAAATAACCATGTGATTTAGTAGGCTTCACCCTTGCCTTTAAACCATTAATTAGTAAAATTATGGTAAgagaaacaagaacaaagaaaaaaaaatgttcgtTTTTTTTGCagtttaagtatttatttacttaattcATTTCAGTATTTGTGAAATGAAATCTAAGAACCACTTGGATTATTTTAAAACCATAATGATATATAATGACATTGGCTTGTTATGTTTGTTGAATTGTCTAGAGGAGAATGCCAAGAGTACGCTAGGGAGAGAACTACTTGATTATTTTAAAACCATCATATTGCTGCTTGTGGTGCTAATCATCCAGTCTAGTTACGTAGCTAGCTTGACTTCAATCCTAACATTGCAACAGCTCTCAACACAAATAAGAGGGATTGAATCATTGATAGCAACTGGTTATCCAATTGGATAACAAATGGGCTCATTTGTAGAGTCTTATATGGTGGAAGAGCTGGGGATTCCAAGGTCCAGGCTAAGAGGTCTTGGTTCACCTAAAGCCCTTGAACTTTGCCATGAGAATAGAGGTGTTGCTCCTGTTGTGGATGAATGTCCTTATGTTGACCTTTTCCTTTCAACACATTGCCAATTCATGATTGTTGGCTCTACTTTCACTATagctggctagggttttttagGTCTCTTTTCTTAAACTCCActcattagatatatatatatacacacatatatacaatatatagaAATACTTTGGGGATGGTTTACCAAAGTAGGTAGAAGTCAAAATGAATTTGCTTGGTTtagcttttgttgttgttattgtgtcAAACATGTGGTACATTATGTGATTCGACATTTGTGACGGagatcaagaaaaatacatcaaTTAGGTTCAAAAGTCAAAATAAACATGCACTCATTAAGTTAAGATGCCAAAATCATAGGTAACCTTCACTAGAAATGCGCTAGCTGCTTTCTATCTATTTTTAGGATTAAAAACACTAGGCACAAGTGGTGgaatcaaaaaatttattaagtaGTGGATAATTTATCCCTAGGAGGTTAGTCAAGCCACCGTAACTAGTGCATCTCCGTACCCATTTTCCCTTTGTTTTGTCGCTTGTcgactttttcaaaaaaaaaaaaaagttgatcaTACCCaccaaaatcaagaaattttattaaaaatttactttaAAGATTGAacgttaaaattgtttttagagTTTAATTAGATTCTTTGATTAGTTTGAAAGGTGTAGAGGAAGTACCTTtccttttttaatattttaattttttttaaaaaaagagagtgAGTTGCCATAATTATTAGTCCTCTTCGTCTACTTGGGCAAAAACTTGGGAAAATACCTAAAAATGATTGAAAGTGAAGAAGACAAAAAGTGGTTAGTTTAAGTTTTCTAAAGTTGttacagaaaataaaaatacataatcaaaGAATGTGAGTTCTTTAAaacttaatatttatataatgacTGACATTATTCCCATAAAAGTTTCTGAATATTGTATTTTCACCcttatttttcacaatttagtgggatcaatttaattattttccaaaataaatatacataatataattactattaatactttttaaaattttcattgggAATCTGACCCCACAATTGACCATGTAGCTCCACCCTTGCCAGGAACCTCGAAAATTGTCATTATACTCCTCGGCTATAGAAAATTATTGAAAGAATGTAGATTGAAAGTGAAGAGAATGAATGATATATGATGAGAAAGTGGAGATcaaaaatggagaaaattatGCATATTTTCAATGTATATATCATGATACATGAGAAGTTCTACATAGAGAGAGCTTGTAGAGAGCCATACAAGTATAGAAGTCAATTATATAAGGGAATAGCTATATATGGGATATGTACATAGCATAAGTCAAAAcatcataaaaactaataaaaagaataattatagttaatttttaatatcTCTAACATCCATACATCTTCCTTTTATTTAAAGTGGTAATTGAAAATTCATAGAGAATGAGAGAATGAAAGTTTTAGGAATAGAGTTTCAAACGTAGAGCTCCCAAACTAGAGGCCGCACCTTTTTTCACTCAGCTTTTGGTAAAAATGTTTCACCTTTCTTTCAACTTATACATTGACCTTTTATATCTATTCATGAATTACCACATATTCTAAGGAAAATTAATTAGTACCCAAactaaattataattcaaaGAAAAGCATTTTATAGCTATATTAATTACTATGGTATCACCTACTCTAATTCTTATATAAACATGTTAGGAATGTGCATTGGCAACCAACACTTCTCTTAATGCATCTCCTTTACAAACCTAATAATTTCTTTGagataaaaatactaattttattttcagcAATGCCTTATCGAGTATATAAGATAATTGATCTTATGGTTTGCAATATTTCAACTCAATTTCTCCTTTCCTGATAGCTTTCTTTATGAAGTGATATTTAAAGGCAATGTGTTTAGTTTGGTGATAACTCATTAGATTCCTTCCCCATAGCAATAACTAATGCATTATCACAATGCAATATAACACCTCCATCTTCCTGATGTCCAATGTCTTCAAGAATTCTTCTTAACTAAATGGCTTGTAAAGTAGCTTTGGCTCCTCTGGCATATTTTGTTTTAGATGTAGACTATGCtataatattttggttttttgaaATCCATGTGCATATTGTAGAACCAAGAGTGAAAACACAtgccaattatttttttatataatctaaGAATCTAGCCCAATAGCCCAATAATTATCTATATAGCCAATTAGACtatattcttttaataatttataaagaaGTCCAAAGTCAATTGTGCCTTATTGACATCTTCGCACCTTTTAGTAGCTCCAAAATTATTCTGACTTATCTCTTGCATAAATTTGGAAAGCAAACTTGTAGTAAACATAATATCTTGCCTAGTTGTAGTAAGATATAGGAGGTATCTAATAAGACTTCTATTAAtagttgcatttttttttaaccttttgaACTTCACAAATGCAAATTAGGCATTCAGCATCAAGACCACAAGGCTTTTTACTTTGCTGTTGCTGGTGACATAACTTGCAAGAGCTCCACATTCAGTTCAAAAGGAGCTCCGGGCTGCAAATCGAATTAAGAGGAATTAATATAAACAAGAATTAGCTAAATGTCAATGCCATTGTTTGATCCAAATTGCTACTTTTCCATGCACATTGCAGCTAAATTAGGTTTCACCAAAATTGTGAATGAAATCACAAACGTCTCTTACTGGAATTTCATTCAAGCCATTTTGTCCGTAACCCAAGTCCGGAGGAACAATCACAGTTCTCTGCACAATTTTGAAATCGATCAAGGAGTTCAAAAAATATGGTCGTTTGAGAGTTTGTGTTTTAGATGAGTATTTGCCTAATAAAAGCTGAGCTGAGCATTTATACAGCAAAcctttcctccaactttcatTCCTTCAGTTATAGTGTACAAAGCTTTCGGTGGCTTTGGTGCAGCTTGAGCTGAATAAAGCCCATTTGCATTATCTACAAATTCTCGCTTCCTTTCTTTGCCCGAAGGTGATCCAACAGTGAACTCATAAGGCTACTGATACAAAGAGAGGACAAGATAAGGAACATTTGGATGATGCTTGGTATCAATGAGACATGTTAAATTTAGATGGCAAATGTATGAAGACTAATAcaatgaaattaatcaaatcaataagAAGAGTTCATTTTGGCGcatttatacataaattttaacttttcaCTTGCAAACGGCAACGATTGCATCACCATTGATCAGAGTAAGTAGAATGTAATTTCTAGTAATGTAAAATGGAGAAACTAACAAAGAAGGAAGTGCACACCCTAAGATAATGcacaaaataaaactttttagaAGAAAAACCTAAAAGATGCATTTTAGttaataaacaaaagaagatTAAATTCACAGTTTCGTTCAAATAAAGTATATTTTTGCTATAAAACAAATCAAGATCAGCACCTTCAATTTCACTTACTATCACCTTTTATTTATCCTAAAAATGAACACACATCTTCAGAAGGTATCTGGTCTCTCTTCATCCAAATTCTATTCAATCTcaactttgtatatatatagataaatatttttgacTCGCATAACATCAACCATGTAACCAATTTTAACTCTTTAGTATTGGTGGAGCAAAGCACCAATTCTGATGAGTTATATGACAGACTTGCATAATGTCAGCCATGTGACCAATTTAAACTCTTTGGTATTGGTGAAGCAAAGCACCAATTCAACACACGAAATGGTAGGTTAGAAGTAAAATAAACTAATGTTTAGTAAAATAGTTACTGTATATTGCTGAACATTTTCTGAATGTTTATGCTCATAAATAAAGTCCCTTGTTTATAAAAgttgtaaataaaatttatggaatcattattattattttagtgtTATTCTAGCCTTTTGTAACAGGTGTATTCCATTACTGCTATAATTTGTTTGATGTCAACATTTGAAGTATTTATTTGCTATTTGAACTATTATTcagattaaataaaattattactttacTATAAATTCATTGTaggatatgttttttttttatctgaatgaatattttttttattatatatttaattcacATATTCATAGATAAACCTTTCAGCTTAGATGgacgaagaaaaaaaatctcattatgCAAATTGCTTCTCGTAGGACATTTGTTGGATAGTCTTGTCATGAAATTGGGCACCTTACATCATTTAGCAACAATTCAAGTTGTTATTGCCGTAATTGTTCGGCTTGTGTGATGCCAAAATGAAGTTAGACGAAACAAAAGTCAAATCACACGTGAGATACGGCTTGAAAGCAACTGAGCAAGAGATGAATTAATGTCACACTTGCTGTCAAGTGATTTATGTCATAGTATGATTAGAATGAGTTCTTCATCTTTCTTAGGGTTGTGTGACATGATAGTTAGAGATGGTGGTCTTTGAGCAACTTTGCACGTATCAGTCGAGGAGCAGTTTGCAAAAACACTTTAAGTATTAGGTCATAACTTTACCCATCATGAACTATCTGTCTTTTTTCAGCGTTCCCATGAGACCACTTTCTGGCATTTTCATAACATATTGCAAGCTATGATAAAGTTGGAGGGTAAATTTTTAACACAACCTGATAGATCACAAATTCCTTCAGAAATATTCAACACTAATAGATTCtatccatatttcaaggtaatcaaattattatttaattgtaaGTTCACTATAAATATGtgaacaatttaaaataaaatatgaaatgtaTTAATGTTAGGATTGTGTTGGTGCTATTAATGTAACATATTCGGGTCACAGTTACTAGTGCCGAAGCTCTATAATAGGTGGAAGGAAGGATTTTCCAACACAAAACATGTTAGCGGCATGCACATTTGACTTAAAATTCATGTATGTATTACCTAGGTGGAAAGGAGCATCATCtaatttaagaataataaagaatGCATTAAATAGACCTTATCCTCTAAGAATTGCATAAGGTAATCATAAGCATAATACAATGTTGTCCACTATTCCAAATATATGCTCAACATAATtacaacatttattttatttttagaaaatattatcttgttgatgcGGGATTTATGTTAAGAAGTGGACTTATTACACCATATAGAGGAGAACGATATCACTTGAAGGCATATTCAAGAAATTTACTAAAAAATCCacatgaattatttaatcttaGCCATGCGTCATTGCATTGTGCCATTGAACTAGCTTTTGGTGTTCTTAAGAAGTATTTTCCTATAGTGGGAAGTTCAATCAAGCCACATTATGGTTTAGTAACacataaagaaattatttttgcatgCTATATTTTGCATTACTAAATGGAAGTAAATCCCAATGAGACACTAATTGCACAAGTTGATAATAAACTATGGGATGAAGTGGGAGAAGAACATCGTGTTAGTGGGGAGAATAACAAAGAAACTATTCAAGGAGAGATCATTAGGTTTGCAATAGCGGCGGAAATGTGGCTAGATTATATTGAATGATGTAATTCATTAGTGTCCTAGTATGGTATAAAATTCTTAGTGTTCTATTtgagttcaaaaaaaaaaaaattgtatttgaaAATGATATGAATTGTTTGCATTAGTATTATTTGTATTCAAAAATGAGTGccaaaaattttgtatttattactgTTATGTTTGAGTGGGCATGATTTTCTTTCACGCatccatttattatatattcctTCAAGTAGTAATGGTAAGATGACACAATgggcatgattttttttaattttttttaattatatgggATATGTCTGGCATTCATTGGTTGAATATGGTAATGGTTGAATATGGATATGTCTGACATTCTTTGGTTATATGGGATgtgtctgatattttttaattatatattccGTAAAGAAGTAATGGTTGAATGTGGTACCTTACCTATATTTTGACATTATTTGGGTTGTGACCTATATTTATTAGGAGTAGAAGAACAAATTGTaagtaaatacaaaattaaaggaTTAGTTCTGAATTaggtttgttgttgttactaTCTTCTAACAGAGTTGAGATGACTCAAAATATTTGATGCTAGGTTGGTGATGAAGGTAGCTTGGTTAATAACACAATAGGTCAATAGCATTTTATATTAAGCTCCTATTTTATCATTTTCCGATTTTATATTAACATAGTTTTTAAAACATAGTTTccttattttattactttgagaCGCTCTCTTTGTTGAAATTGGCACAATTCTTAATTAACagcttgaatatatatattaactttttcCTAATGTAAATAATTACATTGTGCAccatattaatatcataagcattgttaattgttttttttttttatgtagttAGAAAAATGTCAAAGAGAAGCACAATTGCAAGCACTAATGATGGGAACACCACATGCATATGGACCGTTGTGATGGACGATGCTTTGATAGATGCATATTTGCATCAGCAAAGCAATGGGGAACCGAGTTTGGGGAACTTTCACTGCACATGAATTTGATAATATAGTGAATGAGATGAAGGGTAAATTTCCCAAAAACTAATAGACAAAGAAACATTGCAAAAtcgcatgaaaaatataaaaagaccATTTACCCGATGCtatgacattttcaaaaatggaTGAGTGGATTTGCTTGGAGTTCGACAATGGAAATGTTGAATGCCGAGCCAGAGATGTGGCAACACCTCATTGaggttagtttatttatttcttacaACATATATGTGATTACATACATGATATGTTTTTGACATATTTAAATGTATAGGTTAAATCAAAAGCATCTAAATGGATGAACGAGAGTGTTaggaattatgaaaaataagttCAACTTTATGGGCAAGATAGGGAAATTGGACAACATGCCGAGACTGCGTtagagatgagaagaagaagacttcaAAACTCGGGACATACATCACGTATCCCTTATTCAGGTGGCAcaatcaataatattaaatttatggtTTCCCAAAATGAAGCAAATTTGGAGAATTTGTGTGAGAATGAAGATATGACTTCACATGACAATGAAGTTCAAGATGAAGGTTCACCACTAAATCAACCATCACAATTTGAGGCTTCAATTCATCTAGGGAGAAAAGAGGTAGAAGAAGTGACAATCATGAAGATGCGGACTTGCCCATAGCTCTTGAGTCTGTAGCTAATGCCTCGCTCAATCAACCAAAAATAATGGAGAAAACAAACACGACCATAGTAAGACCCACAAACGTTTTAGAACAATGTGTTGTAAATCGGGGATCCACTTAGGGGCCTGCTTTGGtcgcaaaaataaaaaaatatgtcataattttattatgaaggaagtgcaagtgattattacagaaattgtgGCATATTTTATCTTACAGAATGAGCGTTTggttaacaaataaaaaaaattacgaaGACTGGATGATTGACTACCAGACCACCGGTGGACTGGTGGCTGGTCGCTGGAGGTCTGTCTGACGATCGATGGCCGGTCGTCGGAGGCCAGCCGATAGGTGACTGGACCTTTGGTGGACCGGTGGCTAGCCAGACCATCAGTTGACAACCGATGTGTCACCGGAGGCCGGTCGGATTGGTGGCCGGTCACCGGAGGCCGACCGGACCGCCGGTGGCCAGTCGCCGGAGGTCGGTCGGACTGGTGGCCGGTCACAAAGGGTTGGTCGGACCATTGGTGAATAGATGGTTGGTGGCTTGATCAAAAATAAGGGAGAGATTTTTTGCaatgaaaaaatattccactcttagtggaatatttttttatgccataatacctatattatgtcataattttatattctaaaataaGTAACCAAACAgccaatatggcataattctcagaaaatgttaaattatgccGTATTCTAcggattatgccataatttctgTTTATCCAACCAGACCCTTAAACATTTTGATATATAGGAAATGATTACGAACATAGTAATACCACAATCTCTTTTTACCAAAGCATTTGTGTTCCTTATCAAAGACccaaaaattttagaaagtgTGATTAGATGCCCAGACTCGCATCACAAATCAGTGTTGTTGGAGTTAATGGGTCATCGTCATGAATCACAAAACTAAAATGGAatgttagcatttttttttggatattatTATCTTCATTTAAACACcaaagtaatttattttatataatttatttggttgtcatattcttctatttattttcttttatgctattagtacatgaatttaatttgttttaaaaaaatttccaatttaTCAGCGCACTTGGGGTTGTTACTATATAGTCACAATAATGTGCTAcctgatggttccggtgggtaGTGTGGTAAGATAAGTCACTCAATAACTTACTCGAAGATTGGACAtacacacacaatcaagcaagagAAGGGAGACATGCgagttggtaacccagttcggcacaaacTTGGCTACATCTGGGAAGCCAAGCCCAAagaaacaatctactaaaagaTTTTTAAGAATAAAGGGTATAACGCTCTTTCActctctcaagacaaagaaCATCCTCTTAAGATTGTctgatgcccactctcctcaaccctcaccaaagggtcttctcacttggtggctcatcctaaatcgtcaagcaggatatcttatatagacgcacccaCGTCCAAATaaaccttcctcttttagaattttcCACAGCtttctaacttggacaccttccaaagttagatattGCAACACCTAGTTGCAATATAGCCTATTTTACTGAACATAACTGAGTTCTAGCTAGTTGCACctgaatctgcgaccttcaaccttcccGGTTCCTTTAGTCCGCCTCATAGAAGTTGACTCTACTCGAGCTTctcctgcctgcagctgcttctTTTCTCACGTCAATTCAGTAGGTCACCCTCTACTGAGGGACgcgcccaccaaggcacacgcaaccatctcaccaaagatggtcaccgaagatctcccgatcttctttccaaatttggtccaagtttggtcttcccaaatgatcttcgtttgacaaaagtcgctgagcaaagagccatatccttacaagaagcgcgcctccatcaccagaTCGCTTGCGctttttatgtcaaagcaggacgacgcacatgaaacaattatggctatggtcggggatgctGTGCGCAACATGCacgaagttcaaattgtcatcctcccgataatcatgaatggccacttccatgtcgtcgttctcgacaatgataaacaagaatacaggcattattcttcatgtccggggtacgataaagacgcgttggacatggtaagatctttaattatgtccgattaatagtgtttggtatttaatcggtattttaatctcaacttgcatatctcgacagcggaatctattcgacaattgtgtcgatatgcagttcggcgagtcggcgacggcaaagtacccactcgtgcacGACACGGAAACCCCACGCCAGAAACAAGGAAGCGTCAATTGCGtcgt
This window encodes:
- the LOC120282126 gene encoding peptidyl-prolyl cis-trans isomerase FKBP18, chloroplastic-like, with product MVWLATGPPKVQSPIGWPPTTGHRSSDRPPATSHQSTGGLPYEFTVGSPSGKERKREFVDNANGLYSAQAAPKPPKALYTITEGMKVGGKRTVIVPPDLGYGQNGLNEIPPGAPFELNVELLQVMSPATAK